From a single Arachis hypogaea cultivar Tifrunner chromosome 3, arahy.Tifrunner.gnm2.J5K5, whole genome shotgun sequence genomic region:
- the LOC112735522 gene encoding uncharacterized protein — translation MADKSIKPAYGLVENVLVKVVSSVLVTDNGKEQHPVYFVSKVLQGAETRYPMIEKLAFGLIITARRLRHYFQGYRIIVRTNQLLRQILTKPDPVGRLTKWSIELSKFDITYQSRGSPKAQALADFVSEFTGETEEAEQWELYKDGASNDNGCGVGILLKYKTGVHAEQSIKFLFQTINNQAEYEALLAGLRHAKEIEVSKLWVYCDSLLVVQQVTGNFQTKDPLLEKYLNLVKNMITDFQTFEIKYIPQEQNCRADILSKFVTYRDDQHSENLVHLTLTKHSLDMQYVLSMTHEQDWRTPIVHYLKTGTIPEWEPRSFKRKAHNFTLIGDNLYRRGFSRPLLRCLEENDAKAAIAEIHEGICGHHVGGRSLAIKILRAGYYWPTIRSNCATKVQQCDALSPGQVKFLLVAVDYFTKWIEAQPLARITSDKALKKNLTKAKGRWAKLIPEILWSYNTTPQTTTKGSPFRLVYGSECMILLELNQGSMRTEHFDGDSNEQTRRVELDLIQKGHYVTELRQKSMQLAMKQQYDKIVRPRTLKEGDLVLIQLEDIQKPPRHGKLATTWEGPFRIAKVIGEGAYCLETLSRTTILNTWNISSLKYYYS, via the exons TTAGTTCAGTGCTTGTAACAGACAATGGGAAAGAACAACACCCAGTATACTTCGTAAGTAAGGTATTACAAGGTGCCGAAACGAGATATCCAATGATTGAAAAATTGGCATTTGGGCTTATCATTACAGCTCGGCGGCTGCGACATTATTTTCAAGGATACCGAATTATAGTTCGGACCAATCAACTACTTCGCCAAATTTTAACAAAACCAGACCCAGTAGGAAGACTTACAAAATGGTCCATTGAACTCTCAAAATTCGATATTACCTATCAATCCAGAGGATCTCCTAAAGCCCAAGCCCTAGCTGACTTTGTCTCTGAATTCACCGGCGAAACGGAGGAGGCCGAACAATGGGAACTATATAAGGACGGTGCATCAAATGACAACGGATGTGGGGTAGGAATACTACTAAAATACAAAACAGGGGTGCACGCAGAACAATCAATCAAATTCCTATTCCAGACAATAAATAACCAGGCCGagtatgaagcattattagcagGGCTCAGACATGCAAAGGAAATCGAGGTGTCGAAGTTGTGGGTGTACTGCGATTCCTTACTCGTAGTACAACAGGTAACTGGTAATTTTCAAACTAAAGATCCCCTTCTAGAAAAATACTTGAATCTTGTTAAAAACATGATAACGGACTTTCAAACATTTGAAATAAAGTATATACCCCAAGAACAGAATTGTAGGGCAGATATCTTATCAAAGTTTGTCACATACAGAGATGATCAACACTCAGAAAACCTAGTACATCTCACACTGACAAAACATAGTCTAGATATGCAATATGTTTTAAGTATGACACACGAACAAGATTGGCGAACTCCAATAGTCCATTACTTGAAGACAGGAACAATACCGGAATGGGAACCGAGGTCTTTCAAAAGGAAAGCACACAACTTCACACTGATAGGAGATAACTTGTATAGACGAGGGTTCTCCCGACCATTACTCCGATGCCTCGAAGAAAACGATGCCAAGGCAGCTATTGCCGAGATACATGAAGGAATTTGCGGACACCATGTGGGAGGACGAAGTCTAGCCATAAAAATACTGAGAGCAGGTTACTATTGGCCGACTATAAGATCGAATTGTGCAACAAAGGTGCAACAGTGCGACGCAT TATCACCGGGACAGGTAAAATTTCTTTTGGTAGCCGTTGATTACTttacaaaatggatagaagcacagCCACTGGCGAGGATAACCTCGGACAAGGCCCTAAAGAAAAATCTGACTAAGGCTAAAGGTCGGTGGGCAAAACTTATACCCGAAATACTGTGGAGCTACAACACAACTCCCCAGACGACAACAAAAGGAAGTCCTTTCAGACTGGTTTATGGATCTGAATGCATGATTCTCTTAGAGCTTAACCAAGGCTCGATGAGAACCGAACACTTCGATGGAGATAGCAATGAACAAACAAGGCGCGTCGAGCTTGACCTTATTCAAAAAGGACACTACGTTACAGAGCTAAGGCAAAAGTCAATGCAATTGGCTATGAAACAACAATATGACAAGATAGTTCGACCAAGAACCCTTAAAGAAGGAGACCTGGTGCTCATACAACTCGAAGACATCCAAAAACCTCCAAGACATGGGAAGTTGGCAACAACCTGGGAAGGACCTTTTCGGATCGCTAAAGTTATCGGCGAAGGGGCTTACTGCTTAGAAACATTAAGCAGAACAACCATACTAAACACATGGAACATCTCATCACTCAAATATTATTATAGCTGA